In a genomic window of Pseudomonas putida:
- the flhF gene encoding flagellar biosynthesis protein FlhF, translating to MQVKRFFAADMRQAMKLVRDELGAEAAIIGNRRIAGGVELTAALDYKLSALAPRVPNMELEDELRKTQSRIVTAQAELSLRSEGESDNAVNRQLFAGLPLTAAEPLIEPTYAEPRRPVPAPAAAPAIDQRVFDSMRSELNGLRELLEVQLGSLAWNQLQGRRPDQANLWRRLQRIGLSGPLSRDLLAMITDIEEPRQAWRMLLAHLARMIVTPEIEPLEEGGVIAMVGPAGMGKTTTLAKLAARYVLKYGAQNIALVSMDSYRIGAQEQLKTLGRILNVSVTHVDPGQSLVQALDPLLRKRVVLIDTAGLQASDPALRMQLESLAGRGIRSKNYLVLATTSQKQVLTAAYHSYKRCGLAGCILTKLDETASLGEVLSLAISHELPVAYLTDGPRIPDDLHLPRRHQLVSRAVSVQMQEEPSEEAMADMFADIYHSPTKQVG from the coding sequence ATGCAAGTTAAGCGTTTTTTCGCCGCCGATATGCGTCAGGCCATGAAGCTGGTTCGTGATGAGCTGGGCGCTGAGGCCGCCATCATTGGCAACCGCCGGATCGCCGGTGGTGTCGAGCTGACGGCTGCCCTGGATTACAAGCTGTCGGCGCTGGCGCCGCGGGTTCCGAACATGGAACTCGAAGACGAGCTGCGCAAGACCCAGTCGCGGATCGTCACCGCCCAGGCCGAATTGAGCCTGCGCAGCGAAGGTGAGAGCGACAACGCGGTCAATCGCCAATTGTTTGCCGGCCTGCCGCTGACCGCTGCCGAGCCACTGATCGAGCCGACCTACGCCGAGCCGCGTCGCCCTGTGCCCGCGCCCGCCGCTGCACCGGCGATCGACCAGCGCGTATTCGACTCGATGCGCTCCGAACTCAACGGCCTGCGCGAATTGCTCGAAGTTCAGCTGGGTTCTTTGGCGTGGAATCAATTGCAAGGCCGTCGTCCCGATCAGGCCAACCTGTGGCGTCGCCTGCAACGCATCGGCCTGTCCGGTCCGCTGTCGCGGGACCTGCTGGCGATGATTACCGATATCGAAGAGCCTCGTCAGGCCTGGCGCATGCTGCTGGCGCACCTGGCACGCATGATTGTTACGCCTGAGATCGAACCGCTGGAAGAGGGCGGGGTGATTGCCATGGTCGGTCCTGCCGGCATGGGCAAGACCACCACCCTGGCCAAGCTGGCTGCCCGCTACGTGCTCAAGTACGGCGCGCAGAACATCGCGCTGGTGAGCATGGACAGCTATCGCATCGGTGCCCAGGAACAACTCAAGACCCTCGGTCGGATTCTCAACGTGTCGGTCACGCACGTCGATCCGGGGCAATCGCTAGTCCAGGCACTGGATCCACTGCTGCGCAAACGCGTGGTGCTGATCGACACCGCAGGCCTTCAGGCCAGCGATCCAGCGCTGCGCATGCAGCTCGAAAGCCTGGCCGGACGAGGCATTCGGTCGAAAAATTATCTGGTCCTGGCAACCACCAGCCAGAAGCAGGTTCTAACGGCTGCCTACCATAGCTACAAGCGCTGCGGGCTCGCGGGCTGCATCCTGACTAAACTGGATGAAACTGCCAGCCTGGGCGAGGTATTGAGCCTGGCCATCAGTCATGAGTTACCGGTGGCCTACCTGACCGATGGCCCGCGGATTCCGGATGATTTGCATCTGCCGCGCCGTCATCAACTGGTCAGTCGCGCCGTCAGCGTGCAAATGCAGGAAGAGCCCAGCGAAGAAGCCATGGCCGACATGTTCGCTGATATCTACCACAGCCCCACCAAGCAGGTAGGCTGA
- the flhA gene encoding flagellar biosynthesis protein FlhA, translated as MADLSRGNLGVPLLLLVMLAMMMLPVPPFLLDVFFTFNIALSIVVLLVCVYALRPLDFAVFPTILLVATLLRLALNVASTRVVMLHGQDGHAAAGKVIQAFGEVVIGGNYVVGIVVFAILMIINFVVVTKGAGRISEVSARFTLDAMPGKQMAIDADLNAGLIDQNQAKARRSEVAQEAEFYGSMDGASKFVRGDAIAGLLILFINLIGGMAVGIFQHNMTFADAGKVYALLTIGDGLVAQLPSLLLSTAAAIMVTRASGSEDMGKQINRQMFASPKALAVSAGLMAVMGLVPGMPHISFLSMAALAAGGAYLFWRKQNMVKVQALEEVKRQQELLPSPARAQETKELGWDDVTPIDMIGLEVGYRLIPLVDRNQGGQLLARIKGVRKKLSQDLGFLMPTVHIRDNLDLAPSAYRLTLMGVILAEAEIYPDRELAINPGQVYGTLNGITAKDPAFGLEAVWIEISQRAQAQSLGYTVVDASTVVATHLNQILYKHSSELIGHEEVQQLMQLLAKNSPKLAEELVPGVLSLSQLLKVLQALLAEQVPVRDIRSIAEAIANNASKSQDTAALVAAVRVGVSRAIVQSIVGTDSELPVITLEPRLEQILLNSLQKAGQGSEEGVLLEPSMAEKLQRSLIEAAQRQEMQGQPVILLVAGPVRAMLSRFGRLAVPGIHVLAYQEIPDNKQVTIVATVGPNG; from the coding sequence ATGGCGGACCTCAGCCGAGGCAATCTGGGCGTGCCGCTGTTGCTGCTGGTCATGCTGGCGATGATGATGTTGCCGGTCCCGCCGTTCCTGCTGGACGTGTTCTTCACCTTCAACATCGCACTGTCGATCGTGGTGCTGCTGGTCTGCGTGTACGCCTTGCGGCCGCTGGACTTCGCAGTGTTCCCGACCATCCTGCTGGTGGCGACCCTGTTGCGACTGGCGCTGAACGTGGCCTCCACGCGGGTGGTGATGCTCCACGGCCAGGACGGTCACGCCGCCGCCGGCAAGGTGATCCAGGCTTTCGGTGAGGTGGTGATCGGCGGTAACTACGTGGTCGGTATCGTGGTGTTCGCGATCCTGATGATCATCAACTTCGTCGTGGTGACCAAGGGCGCCGGGCGTATTTCCGAGGTGAGCGCGCGTTTCACCCTCGATGCGATGCCCGGCAAGCAGATGGCGATCGACGCCGACCTCAATGCCGGCCTGATCGATCAGAACCAGGCCAAGGCCCGTCGTTCGGAAGTGGCCCAGGAAGCCGAGTTCTACGGTTCCATGGACGGTGCCAGCAAGTTCGTCCGTGGTGACGCCATCGCCGGCCTGCTGATTCTGTTCATCAACCTGATCGGCGGCATGGCGGTCGGTATCTTCCAACACAACATGACCTTCGCCGACGCCGGCAAGGTGTACGCGCTGTTGACCATCGGTGACGGTTTGGTGGCGCAATTGCCATCACTGTTGTTATCGACAGCTGCAGCGATCATGGTGACCCGTGCTTCCGGTTCGGAAGACATGGGCAAGCAGATCAATCGCCAGATGTTCGCCTCGCCCAAGGCTTTGGCCGTCTCCGCTGGCCTGATGGCGGTGATGGGGCTGGTGCCGGGCATGCCGCACATTTCCTTCCTGAGCATGGCGGCCCTGGCGGCTGGTGGCGCCTATCTGTTCTGGCGCAAGCAGAACATGGTCAAGGTGCAGGCGCTGGAAGAGGTCAAGCGCCAGCAGGAACTGCTGCCATCGCCGGCCCGCGCCCAGGAAACCAAGGAGCTGGGCTGGGATGACGTGACGCCGATCGACATGATCGGCCTGGAAGTGGGCTATCGCCTGATTCCGCTGGTGGACCGCAATCAGGGTGGTCAGCTGCTGGCGCGGATCAAGGGCGTGCGCAAGAAGCTGTCTCAGGACCTGGGCTTTCTGATGCCGACCGTGCACATCCGCGACAACCTCGATCTGGCGCCGAGTGCCTATCGCCTGACCCTGATGGGGGTGATCCTGGCCGAGGCGGAGATTTATCCGGACCGTGAGCTGGCGATCAACCCGGGCCAGGTCTACGGCACGCTCAATGGCATTACCGCCAAAGATCCGGCTTTCGGGCTGGAAGCGGTGTGGATCGAAATCAGCCAGCGTGCCCAGGCGCAATCGCTCGGCTACACCGTGGTCGATGCCAGCACCGTGGTTGCGACCCACTTGAACCAGATTCTGTACAAGCACTCCAGCGAGCTGATCGGCCACGAAGAAGTCCAGCAGTTGATGCAATTGCTGGCGAAGAACTCGCCGAAGCTGGCCGAAGAGCTGGTGCCGGGCGTGCTGTCGCTGTCGCAACTGCTCAAGGTGCTGCAGGCGCTGCTGGCCGAACAGGTGCCGGTGCGGGACATTCGTAGCATTGCCGAGGCCATCGCGAACAACGCTTCCAAGAGTCAAGATACCGCCGCCTTGGTGGCCGCGGTGCGCGTCGGCGTATCCCGCGCCATCGTGCAAAGCATTGTAGGGACTGACTCCGAGCTGCCAGTGATCACGCTGGAGCCAAGGTTGGAACAAATATTGCTCAATAGTCTGCAGAAGGCAGGACAAGGCTCGGAAGAGGGCGTTCTGCTGGAGCCAAGCATGGCCGAGAAGCTGCAACGCTCGTTGATCGAAGCGGCGCAGCGTCAGGAGATGCAAGGTCAACCGGTGATTCTGCTGGTGGCCGGTCCGGTTCGCGCGATGCTTTCGCGTTTTGGCCGACTGGCGGTTCCCGGAATCCATGTGTTGGCTTACCAGGAAATTCCGGACAACAAGCAAGTGACCATCGTTGCGACAGTAGGGCCCAACGGCTGA
- a CDS encoding glycosyltransferase yields MNDKPLVSVVIPAYKTQYFDAALASACRQTYRPLEIVVCDDSRTDVIGALVRHYQETTDVSIRYVFNEHQRGELFNAIECIKVASGKYVKFLHDDDVLHPDCVAELAAAMDGDPSISLASSRRRIVGPDGAQLPDNIATAFPFTTDVVINGPQLTSFLGEHTLNFIGEPSCVLCRREDLLALGDDLMSLNGCLIYWVGDLAMYVKLLQKGNLALLKQPLTDFRVSPEQGSQLGRDQPGIGNQGHADFKRTLRELGWSRAGPDNRLVSVSLLNGEGVIEQVDILQQLQVSYARELSAQQQRHWIAARVPSPVQHQMIERYLQASGGGPLIGVIVLDLLGETQALMRTLQSLTAEHNFYGALKVLVLTPDASAQASTDEKLHFIPLQSDYVAQINQLLRQEAFEWCLLAKAGDEFTRSGLLIAGLELLPDSDCRAVFCDGVLRHNDGDFGVTLRPDFNLDYLLSFPAAMAHNWIFRRGVVLEAGGFDATFPQALEFELILRLINQGGIAGFGHVSEPLLISQPQVFRENEDERRAIAEHLKLRGYERSRINSSRPGQYQIDYGHELQPLVSIVLVMNDELAAVQRCIFSILEHTLHPYYEVLIVDNASQSDEARQWLQAIEEISGNRIRVLGLTHAVDRSTANNIGAQHAEGEYLLFLRSYAAILQGQWLGELLNHSQRPEVGIVGAKTLSSDSRITHAGLILGLQGAAASAFAGEHIDAAGYMNRLLVDQGCSAVSDACLMVRKALFEGVGGLDAEHFPESGADIDLCLRVAEQGYLTVWTPRALVMHSVPAEPRGEAVEEALYERWIPVLARDPAYNLNFSLMQGSDGFQLADPQLCWRPLVWRPVPTVLVHPADRGGCGQYRVIQPFNAQKNAGLIDGVQSDVFLPLTELERLATDAIIFQRQISEAQLNNMRRVQTFSKAFKVLELDDYLPNLPLKSIHQGQMPKDIVRTLRRALSYVDRFVVSTGTLAEALGDFHPDIRVMENRLDPRWWGALPVSQRRVSAKPRVGWAGGNSHTGDLELIGDVVKALANEVDWVFFGMCPDNLRPYVKEFHSGVEISLYPAALASLNLDLAVAPVEQNLFNECKSNLRLLEYGACGYPVVCSDLVCYQGDLPVTRVRNRFKDWVKAIRMHLADLDATARAGDALREAVRRDWMLDDDAVLSWRKVWLPD; encoded by the coding sequence ATGAACGACAAGCCACTGGTTAGTGTGGTTATTCCTGCCTACAAAACGCAGTATTTCGACGCGGCGCTGGCCAGTGCTTGTCGGCAGACCTATAGGCCTTTGGAAATTGTCGTCTGTGATGACTCACGCACCGATGTAATCGGTGCATTGGTGCGCCATTACCAAGAGACTACGGATGTTTCTATTCGTTATGTGTTTAACGAACACCAGCGTGGCGAGCTTTTCAATGCGATTGAGTGCATAAAAGTTGCCAGCGGCAAGTACGTAAAATTTCTCCATGACGATGATGTTCTGCATCCAGACTGCGTGGCTGAGCTTGCAGCTGCCATGGATGGCGATCCCTCTATTTCTCTCGCTTCGTCGCGCCGCCGGATAGTGGGCCCTGATGGGGCACAGCTGCCGGATAACATTGCTACGGCGTTCCCCTTTACGACCGACGTCGTGATCAATGGCCCGCAGCTGACCTCTTTCCTTGGTGAACATACACTCAACTTCATCGGTGAACCGAGTTGCGTACTTTGTCGACGCGAAGATCTATTGGCCTTAGGTGACGACTTGATGTCGCTCAATGGTTGTTTGATCTACTGGGTCGGCGATTTGGCGATGTATGTGAAGCTCTTGCAAAAGGGCAACCTGGCCTTGCTCAAGCAGCCTTTGACGGATTTTCGCGTCTCTCCCGAGCAAGGTAGTCAACTGGGTCGCGACCAGCCCGGTATTGGTAATCAGGGGCATGCCGACTTCAAGCGCACGCTTCGAGAGCTCGGCTGGAGCCGGGCAGGTCCGGACAATCGCCTGGTATCGGTTTCTCTGTTGAATGGCGAAGGGGTCATCGAACAAGTCGACATCCTGCAGCAGCTGCAGGTCAGCTATGCCCGGGAGCTTTCGGCACAACAGCAGCGGCACTGGATTGCTGCACGGGTGCCAAGCCCAGTTCAACACCAGATGATCGAACGCTACCTGCAAGCGAGCGGTGGCGGCCCGTTGATTGGAGTCATCGTCCTGGATCTGCTGGGTGAAACTCAGGCGTTGATGCGCACCTTGCAGAGCCTGACAGCGGAGCACAATTTTTACGGCGCGCTGAAGGTGCTGGTGTTGACGCCTGATGCGTCTGCGCAGGCGTCCACGGACGAGAAACTGCATTTCATCCCCTTGCAGTCGGACTACGTCGCACAAATCAATCAATTGTTGCGGCAAGAGGCGTTCGAGTGGTGCCTGTTGGCCAAGGCGGGAGATGAATTCACTCGCAGCGGTTTGCTGATTGCCGGGTTGGAACTGTTACCCGATTCCGATTGCCGCGCGGTGTTTTGTGATGGCGTCCTGCGTCACAACGATGGCGACTTTGGCGTCACTTTGCGACCTGATTTCAATCTGGATTATTTGCTCAGTTTCCCGGCGGCCATGGCTCACAACTGGATATTCAGGCGTGGGGTGGTTCTGGAGGCCGGTGGTTTCGACGCGACTTTCCCGCAGGCGCTGGAGTTCGAGCTGATTTTACGCTTGATCAATCAGGGTGGGATCGCGGGTTTTGGGCATGTGTCCGAACCGCTGTTGATCAGTCAGCCTCAAGTGTTTCGCGAAAACGAGGATGAGCGGCGTGCGATTGCCGAGCATCTCAAGTTGCGAGGCTACGAGCGGTCACGGATCAATAGCTCCCGGCCAGGCCAATACCAGATTGATTACGGTCATGAGTTGCAGCCGTTGGTCTCGATTGTCCTGGTGATGAACGATGAATTGGCAGCGGTGCAGCGCTGTATTTTCAGCATTCTGGAACATACGCTTCACCCCTATTACGAAGTACTGATCGTCGACAATGCCAGCCAGTCAGACGAGGCTCGGCAGTGGCTGCAAGCGATCGAAGAGATCTCCGGCAATCGCATCCGTGTACTGGGTCTGACGCACGCCGTGGATCGATCAACGGCGAACAACATCGGTGCGCAACATGCCGAAGGCGAGTACCTGCTGTTCTTGCGTTCCTATGCCGCCATTCTCCAGGGGCAGTGGCTGGGTGAGTTGCTCAACCATTCGCAGCGTCCGGAAGTAGGGATTGTCGGGGCGAAAACCCTCTCCAGCGACAGCCGGATTACCCATGCCGGGTTGATCCTTGGCCTGCAGGGCGCAGCCGCTTCGGCGTTTGCGGGTGAGCACATCGATGCAGCCGGATACATGAACCGTTTGCTGGTCGATCAAGGGTGCAGTGCGGTTTCCGATGCCTGCCTGATGGTGCGCAAGGCGCTGTTCGAAGGTGTCGGCGGCCTGGATGCGGAGCATTTCCCAGAGTCGGGAGCGGACATCGATTTGTGTCTTCGAGTCGCTGAGCAAGGCTATCTGACCGTCTGGACGCCTCGCGCGCTAGTCATGCACAGCGTGCCGGCCGAGCCGAGAGGAGAAGCGGTTGAAGAGGCCTTGTATGAGCGTTGGATCCCCGTGTTGGCCCGCGACCCGGCTTACAATCTCAATTTTTCATTGATGCAGGGCAGTGATGGCTTCCAGTTGGCCGACCCTCAGCTGTGCTGGCGTCCGCTGGTCTGGCGGCCCGTGCCGACAGTGTTGGTACACCCGGCCGATCGGGGTGGCTGTGGTCAATATCGGGTGATCCAACCGTTCAATGCGCAGAAGAACGCCGGTTTGATCGACGGCGTTCAGTCGGATGTGTTTTTGCCGCTGACTGAGCTGGAGCGACTTGCGACTGATGCAATCATCTTTCAACGGCAAATCAGCGAAGCGCAGCTCAACAACATGCGCCGCGTGCAGACCTTCTCCAAAGCCTTCAAGGTTCTTGAACTGGATGATTATCTGCCCAACCTGCCGCTAAAAAGCATTCATCAAGGGCAAATGCCCAAGGACATCGTGCGCACCTTGCGTCGCGCCTTGTCGTATGTGGATCGCTTTGTCGTATCGACCGGGACACTGGCCGAGGCATTAGGCGATTTCCATCCGGATATCAGGGTGATGGAAAACCGGCTCGATCCACGCTGGTGGGGGGCGTTGCCGGTCAGTCAGCGTCGAGTCAGTGCCAAACCGCGAGTGGGCTGGGCGGGAGGAAATAGCCACACAGGCGATCTGGAACTGATTGGCGATGTGGTCAAGGCTTTGGCGAATGAAGTGGACTGGGTCTTCTTTGGCATGTGCCCGGACAATCTGCGGCCCTATGTGAAGGAGTTCCATAGCGGAGTCGAGATCAGCCTCTACCCGGCCGCACTGGCCAGCCTGAATCTGGATTTGGCGGTGGCACCGGTGGAGCAGAATCTGTTCAACGAATGCAAAAGCAATCTGCGCTTGTTGGAGTACGGGGCGTGTGGTTATCCGGTGGTGTGCAGTGATCTGGTTTGCTACCAGGGCGACCTGCCGGTCACTCGAGTGAGAAACCGCTTCAAGGACTGGGTCAAGGCCATTCGTATGCATCTTGCTGACCTGGATGCAACGGCCCGTGCGGGTGATGCCTTGCGTGAGGCGGTGCGTCGCGACTGGATGCTGGACGACGACGCGGTATTGTCGTGGCGTAAGGTCTGGCTGCCCGACTGA
- a CDS encoding FkbM family methyltransferase, whose amino-acid sequence MQSGSNGSVSLEVSGSYENLMATFLQAVSSYQVSPWFCLPAEACHVYESEGASTQVVLLGTTQFSQLFINEAAGRVKIVGVVDDFKAKDGAAFHGVPIITSQALLKLSSGQRVITVNGCRYDYARRYFKNLTLQHVIPMLNFEQALRLLSISPCTDHRIDDWGGYIASHAAEFIALSHRLGDDYSRFTLFSVLLSHLTCNPEWILNAAKPYLTLYFRSGLWLPNQSERFADCGASIAESTKAFIDATDGVFKKIWMIEPDEVNRETIASFIKDYPGRSDRGEKGVIELLGCALGSLDGEMPFLHEGGHGGHLLTAPTDQAICRNVAVRRLDSLLDDSPTLIKMDIEGAELDTLKGAQGHILHGRPKMAISAYHRASDLLDISKFIEGLRGDYKIGIRHHTEERWDTCLYFY is encoded by the coding sequence ATGCAGAGCGGTTCTAACGGATCGGTGAGTCTGGAAGTGTCTGGTAGTTATGAAAATCTCATGGCCACCTTCCTGCAAGCGGTGTCTTCATATCAAGTGAGCCCCTGGTTCTGCCTACCAGCTGAGGCCTGCCATGTTTACGAGTCCGAAGGGGCATCGACGCAAGTTGTGTTGCTCGGTACAACCCAATTCTCCCAGCTCTTTATTAATGAGGCCGCTGGGCGAGTAAAGATCGTTGGGGTGGTCGACGATTTCAAGGCAAAAGACGGCGCTGCTTTTCATGGCGTTCCCATTATCACTTCGCAAGCTTTATTGAAGTTGTCGAGCGGCCAGCGAGTCATTACTGTCAATGGCTGCCGCTATGACTACGCACGCCGTTATTTCAAGAATCTGACGTTGCAGCACGTCATTCCGATGTTGAACTTCGAGCAGGCTCTGCGTCTGCTTTCAATAAGCCCTTGTACCGATCATCGCATTGATGACTGGGGCGGTTATATCGCCTCGCATGCGGCCGAATTTATCGCGCTCAGCCATCGTTTGGGTGACGACTACTCTCGTTTTACGTTGTTTAGCGTTTTGCTCAGCCACCTGACCTGTAATCCCGAGTGGATTCTGAATGCGGCCAAACCGTATCTGACACTCTATTTCCGATCGGGCCTGTGGCTGCCCAATCAAAGTGAGCGCTTTGCTGATTGCGGTGCCTCGATTGCAGAATCCACCAAAGCCTTTATCGATGCGACGGATGGTGTCTTCAAGAAGATATGGATGATCGAACCCGATGAGGTCAATCGGGAGACAATCGCCTCTTTTATCAAGGATTATCCAGGCCGCTCTGACAGGGGCGAAAAGGGTGTGATTGAGTTGTTGGGCTGCGCGTTGGGCAGTCTGGATGGAGAAATGCCATTCCTGCATGAGGGGGGGCATGGTGGTCATCTTTTGACAGCCCCTACGGATCAGGCCATTTGCAGGAATGTTGCGGTTCGACGCCTGGACAGTCTGCTTGATGATTCCCCGACGCTGATCAAGATGGATATTGAGGGCGCAGAGCTCGATACCTTGAAAGGCGCGCAGGGACATATTCTTCATGGACGCCCAAAAATGGCGATCTCGGCCTATCACAGGGCTTCTGACTTGTTGGATATTTCCAAATTCATCGAAGGTCTGCGCGGCGATTACAAAATAGGCATTCGTCACCATACGGAAGAACGCTGGGATACCTGCCTCTATTTTTATTGA
- a CDS encoding acetyltransferase, whose translation MTNYVVLGEGDALESACRVANDLGMTFVGWALSSADRYSFKLDDFFASYVSSDTEVFVALDERAVNYSRHKLIAQVRLAGYRLFNLVSPKAIVDEGVQLMGNVFIGAGCNLADKSVVGLGCWLDRQVTMDRSVRLGSCVTLFPGVTLGREVVIGKGSTLSTGSLALEGTKVGHHCEWLLGGQLPALIPDQSFYDRLMPDGARILKI comes from the coding sequence ATGACGAACTACGTTGTTTTGGGCGAGGGCGATGCACTTGAGTCCGCCTGCCGTGTAGCGAACGATCTGGGAATGACCTTTGTAGGGTGGGCGCTGTCTTCGGCAGATCGTTATAGCTTTAAGCTCGATGATTTTTTTGCAAGTTACGTGTCGAGCGATACCGAGGTTTTTGTAGCGCTGGATGAACGTGCAGTCAATTACTCAAGGCACAAGTTGATTGCGCAAGTTCGTTTGGCAGGCTATCGACTATTCAATCTGGTCTCACCCAAGGCGATTGTCGATGAGGGTGTCCAGCTCATGGGGAATGTCTTCATTGGAGCAGGATGCAACCTTGCCGATAAAAGCGTCGTGGGGCTGGGTTGCTGGTTGGATCGCCAGGTCACAATGGACCGCTCGGTGCGTTTGGGTTCATGCGTGACGCTGTTTCCCGGGGTGACTTTGGGGCGGGAAGTGGTAATTGGCAAAGGCTCTACGCTTTCCACCGGAAGTTTGGCGCTTGAGGGAACAAAAGTCGGCCACCATTGCGAATGGTTGTTGGGCGGGCAACTGCCAGCGTTAATTCCGGATCAATCTTTTTATGATCGCTTAATGCCCGATGGCGCCAGGATCTTAAAAATATAA
- a CDS encoding aromatic ring-hydroxylating oxygenase subunit alpha, translating into MPRHALDGKHYISEETLTLERAKLFGKLWSFVGFSSMVRERNQFFTRKVAGTPILVQRTEAGIRAFVNECPHRLSPIQTSNAGKRPLVCPYHAWSFGAEGELRGMPNDGLYQFSAAEREKICLKKLQVEEVGQLLFINFSENPIALTEQFSENFLEQLQEVSSFLDSQIIYSCHRVRYNWKLNMENVKDYNHVPFVHSKTFMPAMSQMVKELPVVESLEPSKVLQLIDAGVAPGLESLSYNTKASIKPYENWFASLCDKYGNDHAYYNWFIYPNVNFCSVKGEHFLLQQYDPVSPGVTDYHLWMMTATRKDERTDFTALLSTLIRGERTVIAEDTVVLERLQDGLGAHSRRFMHGEYEAHIVQQHLWYKNHVLGETV; encoded by the coding sequence ATGCCGCGTCATGCTTTGGATGGAAAGCACTACATCAGTGAAGAAACGCTCACGCTGGAACGCGCGAAGCTTTTTGGCAAGTTGTGGAGCTTTGTCGGTTTCAGCTCGATGGTGCGCGAGCGTAACCAGTTCTTTACTCGAAAGGTTGCAGGTACACCGATTCTTGTTCAGCGGACCGAGGCCGGTATTCGTGCCTTCGTCAATGAATGCCCGCATCGGCTATCGCCCATTCAGACCAGCAACGCTGGCAAGCGCCCATTGGTCTGCCCTTATCACGCGTGGTCTTTCGGGGCTGAGGGCGAGCTTCGTGGTATGCCAAATGATGGGCTTTATCAGTTCAGTGCGGCAGAGCGAGAGAAAATTTGCCTGAAGAAGCTGCAAGTGGAAGAAGTAGGGCAGTTGCTTTTTATTAATTTTTCGGAAAATCCGATCGCGTTGACGGAACAGTTTTCCGAGAATTTTCTCGAGCAATTGCAAGAAGTGTCGTCTTTTTTGGACTCCCAGATAATTTACAGTTGTCATCGAGTCAGATATAACTGGAAGTTGAATATGGAGAACGTCAAAGACTATAACCATGTGCCTTTCGTTCACTCTAAAACTTTTATGCCTGCAATGAGCCAGATGGTGAAAGAGCTTCCTGTTGTGGAGTCTCTAGAACCTTCCAAGGTGCTACAGCTAATAGACGCAGGCGTGGCTCCTGGGCTCGAGTCTCTAAGTTATAATACGAAAGCTTCGATCAAGCCTTATGAGAACTGGTTTGCCTCGTTGTGTGATAAGTACGGTAATGACCATGCCTACTACAACTGGTTTATATACCCTAATGTGAACTTTTGTAGTGTGAAGGGTGAGCACTTTCTACTGCAGCAATACGACCCGGTATCGCCAGGCGTCACCGATTACCACCTGTGGATGATGACGGCAACGCGAAAGGATGAACGTACAGACTTCACAGCGTTGCTATCGACGCTCATTCGTGGGGAACGGACGGTTATCGCGGAGGATACTGTTGTCCTTGAGCGCTTGCAGGATGGCCTGGGAGCTCATTCGCGTCGGTTTATGCACGGAGAATACGAGGCCCATATCGTTCAGCAGCACCTCTGGTATAAAAACCATGTACTGGGGGAAACCGTATGA
- a CDS encoding acetyltransferase has product MKKLIILGAGGLGRQVLAQLQVDYSHGIDWVIGGFVDERGPEVVSESLYYPWLGYPEHFEPEPAHLFVVAIGDPSSRQKQVKLLLDKGAKFVDIRTRCQLGARSSWGPTFFGYDVTCGVDSKMGDYGFIDQETMIGHDVVIGDYVHIAPRCLLAGYVKVGNRVVINSGAMIARGVSVGEDAVIGMGAVVFNDVPAGATVVGNPARVIFNKK; this is encoded by the coding sequence ATGAAGAAGTTAATTATTTTGGGCGCCGGCGGGCTTGGGCGTCAGGTATTGGCCCAACTACAGGTTGACTACTCCCACGGTATCGATTGGGTGATTGGCGGTTTTGTTGACGAAAGAGGCCCCGAAGTAGTTTCTGAGTCTCTGTATTACCCCTGGTTAGGCTATCCCGAGCACTTTGAGCCCGAGCCAGCTCACTTGTTCGTTGTCGCCATTGGCGATCCATCGAGCCGTCAAAAGCAGGTGAAGCTCCTGCTCGACAAAGGTGCAAAGTTTGTTGATATCCGAACGCGCTGCCAATTAGGTGCCCGTAGCAGTTGGGGGCCGACTTTTTTTGGTTATGACGTTACTTGCGGCGTTGACAGCAAGATGGGCGATTACGGGTTTATCGATCAGGAAACCATGATCGGTCATGACGTCGTTATTGGCGATTACGTTCATATCGCGCCCAGGTGTCTGTTGGCAGGCTATGTAAAGGTCGGAAACAGGGTAGTCATCAACTCCGGGGCCATGATCGCCCGTGGCGTCAGCGTAGGTGAAGACGCCGTGATTGGTATGGGGGCAGTGGTTTTCAATGATGTCCCGGCGGGAGCGACGGTGGTCGGTAACCCGGCACGAGTGATATTCAACAAGAAGTGA